The genomic window GTCCAGTCCGGTGCGCGAGGTGGCGGCGACGGCAGCCCGGATCTCGGCGAAGCTCGCGTCGAAGATGCTGCGGGCGCCCGGGTTGTCGCGGAACAGCAGCTCCCGGTAGTCGCGGCCGTAGGAGGTGAGCTCGAACGGGTCGGCCGAGAGCCGGGTGTGACACAGCGCGCAGCTCACCCGGTCCCTGGCCAGGTCGTAGCGCTCCCCCACCGCGGTCAGGGAGCGCCCGACGATGCGCAGGTCAGGCTGGCCGGAGGCGACTCCGGCGGGCGCTCCCGAGCTGCCCGGGGGCACGGCGGCGAGGGCCGCGGCGGCCGCCGCGGCCACCGCGGCCAGCAGGCCGGTCGCGACCAGGCGCCACCGCAGAGGACCCCGCTCGAGCATCCGCGGCAGGCTCGTGGCCCGCTCCCTGCCGGTCCGGCGTGCTCGGGTGCGACGCCAGTGCTCGACCAGCGTTCTACCGGGCAAGGCGGCCTCCCGCGAAGCCGGTGGCGATCACCGCGGCGGCCAGGGCCGCCCCGGACACCACGGACGCGGCCGTCCACAGCACGCCCCTGGTGCGCCAGAGCCGCACCAGCAGGGCGAGCGCACCGGTGACGAGCACGCCGTAGGCGAGCCGCTGGTGGACCCGGATCCGTTCGAGGCGCTGCAGGAACAGCGCCCGGGTGCCCGGCTCGCTCGGGGGCGTGACCGACAGGGTGTGCTGGACCGCCCGGACCTCCGGGTTGGTGAGCCCGGTGACGACCGCGACCAGGGCGGCGGCGAACCCGAGCGCGATCAGCAGCAGGGCGACCCTGGCCAGGCCGGCATGGCGGCGCACGACCGCCGCCACCTCGAAGGCGAGGCCGGTCAGCATGAGGGCGACCGGAAAGTGCACCACCATCGGGTGCAGGTCGCGGGCGAAGCTTCCGATTTCGATCGACCCCACTTCTCCCACCGGGTCTCGCCGACCAGCCTGCCATGCCGGCGCGCCGAGGGCCAGGGGTGGTGCTCCTGCGCGGCAGGCGGAGGCGCGGTCCTTTTGCGCGGCAGGCGGGAGGCGCGGTCCTCCTGCGCGGCAGGCGGGAGGCGCGGTACCCTTCGCCGCAAGCCTCTGCCGGGCCGCGCCCGGCGGCCAGACCCACCACCCCAGCTCGACCGGAGGACCACATGGCCCAAGCCAACCTCGTGCCAATCGTCATCGAGCAGACGAGCCGGGGGGAGCGCTCCTTCGACATCTTCTCGAGGCTGCTCAAGGACCGCATCATCTTCCTTGGCACGCCGATCGACGACACCATCGCCAACCTCGTCATGGCCCAGCTCCTGCACCTCGAGAGCGAGGACCCGGACAAGGACATCTCGATCTACATCAACTCACCGGGCGGCTCGATCACCGACCTGCTGGCCATCTACGACACCATGCAGTACGTCAAGCCCGACGTCTCGACCATCTGCATGGGCATGGCCGCGTCGGCCGCCGCGGTCATCCTGGCCGCTGGCACCAAGGGCAAGCGCTACGCCCTGCCCCACTCGACGATCCTGATCCACCAGCCCTCGGGTGGCGCCCGCGGCCAGTCGGCCGACATCGAGATCCAGGCCCGGGAGATCCTGCGCCTGCGCAAGCTGCTGGACGAGATCATGGCCAAGCACACCGGCCAGACGGTGGAGAAGATCTCCAACGACACCGACCGGGACTTCATCATGAGCGCCGAGCAGGCGCTCGAGTACGGCATGGTCGACGAGATCATCACCGCCCGGCAGGTGGTACCGGTGATCGGCTCGTCCACCGCGCCGGAGGGCGTGTCCCGGCCGAGCGACAACGGCCCGGAGCCGACCGCGGCTCCGCCCGCGTCCTGACCGGCTCCGCCGCGTCCTGACAAGCTCCGCCCCGCGCATGCCGGTCGCCATCCATGTCGTGTTCGACATGGATGGCGTGATCGTGGACTCCGAGCCCACTCACGAGCGCGCGAACCTCGAGTACGCGGCCACCCTGGGGGTTGCCTACGACGCCCGGCTGGCCGGCGACATGATGGGCCGCCGTGTCCGGGACCTGACCGACGCGCTCGCGCTCGAGGTCGGGCTGCCGCCCGACGAGGTGTTCGCCGGCCGGGAGGCGGTGTTCTGGCGCCTGCTCGACGAGCGGCTCGAGCCCATGCCCGGCCTGCACGCCGCCATCGACAAGCTCGCCGGGGCGGGCCTGTCCCTGGCGGTGGCCAGCTCTGGCACCCGCGCCTACGTCGAGCACGTGCTCGACCGCTTGGGCGTGCGCACGGCGTTCTCGGCGGTGGTCTCGGGCGAGGATGTCGTGCACGGCAAGCCAGACCCGGAGATCTACCTGCTCGCCGCCGAGCGGCTCGCCGCCGACCCGGCCGACTGCGTGGCCGTCGAGGACACCACCCACGGCATCGCCTCCGCCCGAGCGGCCGGCATGCGCACGGTCGCCGTCCGCCACCCGCTCAACGCCGACCTCGACCTCTCCGCCGCCGACACGGTCGCCAGCGACCTGACCGCCGCGGTCGACTGGATCCTGGCGTAGGGGATTTGCGTGTGGAGGCGCCCCGCAGCTACCGCCGCGCGACCTCGTAGAGGGACGGGTGCGCCCGGCCCGAGATTTCCGCGGTAGCCTCGCGAAAGGCGGGGTCGTCGATCGCGGCCTGGAACGCGCCCGCGCTGGGCCATGCGGCGATGTTGACGAAGCGGAACTCCGCGTCAGGAGCAAGGCTCCGGTGCAGCCTGGTGCCCAGGTAGCCGGGCTGGGCCCGCATGAGCCTCCGGGCCTGCTCCCACGAGGACATGAAGTCGTCCTCGTCGGGCGCAGGGACCTCGAACAGGTTGATCAGCAGCACGGCCCCCGCCGGC from Actinomycetes bacterium includes these protein-coding regions:
- a CDS encoding DUF2231 domain-containing protein codes for the protein MGSIEIGSFARDLHPMVVHFPVALMLTGLAFEVAAVVRRHAGLARVALLLIALGFAAALVAVVTGLTNPEVRAVQHTLSVTPPSEPGTRALFLQRLERIRVHQRLAYGVLVTGALALLVRLWRTRGVLWTAASVVSGAALAAAVIATGFAGGRLAR
- the clpP gene encoding ATP-dependent Clp endopeptidase proteolytic subunit ClpP, giving the protein MAQANLVPIVIEQTSRGERSFDIFSRLLKDRIIFLGTPIDDTIANLVMAQLLHLESEDPDKDISIYINSPGGSITDLLAIYDTMQYVKPDVSTICMGMAASAAAVILAAGTKGKRYALPHSTILIHQPSGGARGQSADIEIQAREILRLRKLLDEIMAKHTGQTVEKISNDTDRDFIMSAEQALEYGMVDEIITARQVVPVIGSSTAPEGVSRPSDNGPEPTAAPPAS
- a CDS encoding HAD family phosphatase — protein: MPVAIHVVFDMDGVIVDSEPTHERANLEYAATLGVAYDARLAGDMMGRRVRDLTDALALEVGLPPDEVFAGREAVFWRLLDERLEPMPGLHAAIDKLAGAGLSLAVASSGTRAYVEHVLDRLGVRTAFSAVVSGEDVVHGKPDPEIYLLAAERLAADPADCVAVEDTTHGIASARAAGMRTVAVRHPLNADLDLSAADTVASDLTAAVDWILA